A DNA window from Actinomadura coerulea contains the following coding sequences:
- the add gene encoding adenosine deaminase: MRDLLTLPKTHLHVHLESTIRRATLREIGAANGVRVPEDFGGFGDFASFFAQNDLVRTCLRRPDDFRRIAYEFCEDEAAQGVRYAEVSFTAAAHGERLGDLGMPLTAVLEGLEAGEEAFGIECRLILDHSRRRSVERAWRTLDLARRHDRVVGVGLAGDEAHPGGPFTGVFDAAHEAGLHIVHHAGEGEGPASIRQALGPGRTERLGHGIRVLDDPDLVTEVRERGIPLEVCPSSNVALGFVPSLEAHPLPRLREAGLLVTLNTDIPALINTPLATEYAHVRATFAYDDAELADLARAGVTASFAPPRTKEALREAITAWLTAPASP, translated from the coding sequence GTGCGCGATCTGCTGACCCTGCCCAAGACCCACCTGCACGTCCACCTTGAGAGCACCATCCGCCGAGCCACTCTCCGCGAGATCGGCGCCGCCAACGGCGTGCGGGTGCCCGAGGACTTCGGCGGGTTCGGCGACTTCGCCTCCTTCTTCGCACAGAACGACCTGGTCCGCACCTGCCTGCGGCGGCCCGACGACTTCCGCCGCATCGCCTACGAGTTCTGCGAGGACGAGGCCGCCCAGGGCGTCCGGTACGCCGAGGTCTCGTTCACGGCCGCCGCCCACGGAGAGCGCCTCGGCGACCTCGGCATGCCCCTGACGGCCGTCCTGGAGGGCCTTGAGGCGGGCGAGGAGGCCTTCGGCATCGAGTGCCGCCTGATCCTCGACCACTCCCGCCGCCGCTCCGTCGAGCGCGCCTGGCGGACCCTCGACCTGGCCCGCCGCCACGACCGCGTGGTCGGCGTCGGCCTGGCCGGCGACGAGGCCCACCCCGGCGGCCCGTTCACCGGGGTCTTCGACGCCGCCCACGAAGCCGGGCTCCACATCGTCCACCACGCGGGCGAGGGCGAGGGCCCGGCCAGCATCCGGCAGGCGCTCGGCCCCGGCCGCACCGAACGGCTCGGCCACGGCATCCGGGTCCTGGACGATCCCGACCTGGTGACCGAGGTCCGCGAACGCGGGATCCCCCTGGAGGTCTGCCCGTCCTCCAACGTCGCCCTGGGCTTCGTCCCGTCACTGGAGGCGCACCCCCTCCCCCGCCTCCGCGAGGCCGGTCTGCTGGTCACCCTCAACACGGATATCCCCGCCCTGATCAACACCCCTCTCGCGACCGAGTACGCCCACGTCCGCGCCACCTTCGCCTATGACGACGCCGAACTGGCCGACCTGGCCCGAGCCGGGGTGACCGCCTCCTTCGCCCCTCCCCGCACCAAAGAGGCCCTCCGCGAAGCGATAACCGCCTGGCTCACGGCACCTGCCT